The genomic DNA aaaagTGATAAACAGCCTCAGAAAGCTAGAAGGCCAGCTGCATGGTGCAGTTCAAGGAGCCAGTTCCACTCCTACATTAGAAATAATGATGAGCGACACACAGTTCAGTCCTCCTTTCTGGTCTGTCTCCTCGCTGAGAAACCTGCATTTGTCCTCTTTTCACCTGTCAGTCAAGGCTCAATCTTTTACCTCCCCACTCTGACCACTTTTGCAGCAGGATAACGTGACTCTGAATCCCCAGAAGGCAGAGGTCTACTCAGCAGAGCAACTGCCTGCTGCCTCACAAAGTCCCATGAAACCAATGTCAGCAAATCagcacctctgggaatgcagcatctctgctgtgTGAGGCTTTCAGTAACACCGGTGTTATTTCCAAGCATGCAATCACATTACAGGGCTGCAGAGTTACagcagggggagaaaaaccAACCCAAGAACAAAATTACACACAATGTTTTCTTCAGATTCAGCAAGTTCTGGTTTGCTTTTGTCACTGAGCTCATCCCaaggtaaagaaaacaaaacaagaccaAATGCCTACCTCCAAACAAGGGCTCGGGCTCTACTAAAATCTCCTGTTTCTGAGGGATTGGAGCTCGAACTTCATCCCTgtcaaaggggaagaaaaaataaaagggaaaaaaaaaacccatcagagaGATGACAATATTCCAAGTAGTACATAAATCACAACCCATTGTGCTCCAAAGGCTCCTGTGACTTGAACCAGCTAAGGATGCAGCTGTGCCACTGCACTGAATCAAGAGATGTGGGGTCACAAGGAGAACATCTATTCCCACTCATGGCACTGTCACAGGACTTGGTACACTCTGCATTCAGATCTGGCATGGCTGACCTTCCTAAGGCTGGACAGAAGACTACACAAACCCCAGAGTGATTTGACACCAGTCAAATGTACTACTCAGACATTCTTTCAATAACTTTCTTAGAATTTGGGCAAGCTTCTGAAGACTCAGAAAAGGCTGCTAACTAACCCACTTGCCACCCTGCTCCCCTGACTGTctacacagagagaaagaaagtatTATCTCCCTTATTACCAGCTTCCTTCTGTTGGAAGACTTTTTGCTTCCATGTGAAGATCAAAGCCCTCTCCCTTCCAGGGGCAGGAAAACCAGATGGGCAAAACCAGCTCATTTGCCCCCATTTCTGAAGCAGTTCTTTGCTTGCATAGCTGGGCTCCCTCACATATCAACCACTCAGTTATGCTTGCAGAGACTGCTGGACAGTGTGAAACTGACTAGGAGAAGGAGGGGACTCATAAGGGCTCTGACACAGCATCATCTCCTCAGTGCAGTCATCTGGCCCACCCAAGGAAACCCACTGCCATGCCCTGCCTGGGAACTGCTCCCCGAGTGTCCTCTTCCCTTGGGCTCTCTGAAGCTGTAAAGTGTGCTGTCTGTGGCTCGACAAGGAACTCCCCTAACGTCAGCAAGATGCACTAACCTTGCTGTTAACCTCCACATCCCTCACTGCTGTTGTGAAGCTACTTATGGTCCATTTCGCAATACTTATTGTTCTCTCTTCCCAGGGATAACACTAAGCTGACAGGCACCTGGAGGGTGTCAAGTATAAGAGAGAAAGTATTCCAATAAAACACTTGGATCTTAAGGCAGTGAGGTGCCAGAAGCTGCCCAGAAAGAACTCAACACCTATAGACAGAGAGTTAACTTCCCTGcctgtcagagcaggaaggCACCTGGCATCATCTGTAAGGGTTAGTACTAAGGGAACTGGTTCAATTGAAACATGTGCTTCAGATGTTCGAGGGGCAAGAATTGTGGTGGTTAGTTGCCTTTTTCCTGAAGTGGAAGATTTTCACAGAGATGAAAAACATGGCTGGGTTTAATTCAGAACATTTAATGAATGTGACATATACCAATCAGCTTCCACTCAAAATACTCCATTTATCCCAAGCAGACGCATTAGCAGGCAGCCCTGGAGGAGCCTGTGCCACGCTCCAGTGGAAGTGCTCTTCCCTTTCCTGGCATTTGATGTGTAAGACACTGTTGCAGACCCTGTagctgctgtgtgtgcacaGGATCTAGCCTTTGCAGTGCCAAATCTGTCTGTGCTTAAAGCAACACAACAAAACCCTTACGAATGGGACTGAGGCCACTCCATTTGTAAGCACCAAACCAACAGAACGCTCTCAATGACAAATTAACACAAAGCAAGATTGCTGCAGCAGTTGAAAATAAGAATCTCTCAATGCTGGATCCCCACTTTAATGTCTTGAGCTCTGTGTGCAAGAAACAGTACACACAAGCTACAGAAAGCTTCTGAAGCACATGCAAGAGACTGACTTGACTGAGATGAAGTCAACGTACCAACTCACACGGTGAGAACTCAGCGACCCAGAACAACACGGGAACAATCAGTCCAACAACCATCAAAGCAGCACACATTACAGAGAGCTGACAGCAGCTGGGGAGTGACAGGTGCCTTAACTATTTGTTCTGCCTTACACTAGTTCATTCTGAAGACAGAGCAGTGGTTTACATGGACAGTTTCCCAGGTACATACTCAGTGTGCGGCCGGACGGCAGACacccctgcagagctggtgctgggctcCTCTGCTATGCCTCCACCATCCAGAAACATGGTGACAGCCATCTCCAGATTATTGTTGCATGCTTCCAGCATGTGCTTCCCCACGCTTTCACTGGCACCTGTAATgccaaagaaaaaggaaggcaTTCAGTGGAAAGCATTTTGATTGGGAGCACTAGGCGCAGCTGAGCAGCAAGCTCTGACTCTCAAAGCCCTCAGAACGAGAAAGAGCACTTCATCAGTTGCCATTTATCCATGAAGCACAACTCCAGAATCACACAAACAAGCACATCTCCCAGAAGGAACTGCCTGCACAGAGGACACACAGAAATCTGCCTTTTAGCAGGAGAAAACTTTGTGGAAGCCACGAGAAAGGTTTCAGTgtggtttgagggtttttttctagaggTCAGATGTTTTCCTGGTACAATTTTCCCAACATTGGTGAGCACTCCCCCACCCCCACACAAACCCCCACCACATACaccaccccctgcccccacacacacacaaatgaaaACCTGACATGACATTTTCACAGGGAGACTACTAAATCAGATGCTTGAGATCTTTACTCACTTATAACAGGTATTTGCAGGTGCATGAAACGACACCCAGTTTAACTGATTGCATTGAAAGGCACACACCAGCAGAAGCTCATGTtaaggggagaaggaagaaattcaagagagagaatcacagaatcatttgggttggaaaagccctggaggctgctgcagtcccagccctcccctcaccctgcccagcccaccactaccccacagcacctcagccccacggctttgggatcccccagctccctgggcagcctggcacagggctgacaaccctctcagggaaacagttctgcctcagctccaacctcaacctcccctggggcaacttgagcccctttcctcttgtcctgttacttgaGAGCAGAGATTGACTCACCCcaggccacagcctcctgtcagggagtgtcagagagtgctcctgtctcccctcagcctcctcttctccaggctcaacacctccattccctcagcccctcctcacagGACTCAGTGGCAGCAGTACTTGTCTACACAGGTATTTGCACAACAACTAACATTTATTAACATCTCTCCTAAGCCCAACTAAATCCAATCTTATTCCTGCTGCTCAGGATGAAACAGTAGTTCTTAGCATCATGTCTAACTCTCTTCACAGAGGGTCAGCCTCTGACACACAACTTCTCCCCAGAAACCTcccaccaacagcagcatcctcatCAGTGGAAGCTCTCCTGCATCGAGCGGTTCATGCATCTGCTCACTTCGGTGTCTGTCTCTATAGGCAGTGGCCTGCCAGAGACTTTATTTTCATATAGGAAGAGTGGCAAAATGCAGCTGAACCAGTTTTGGGCCCACAGTAATTCTTACTAGGTTTCCTGCAAGTCACCATAACGGAGGAAAGCCTCTCCCCAACATCAGCCACAGACACCATCAGTTTGGGCAAAATGCGTTTGGCTGTCTCCCAGATTTTCTGGGAAGGACTCGAGCAGCTCTGGTTTGAACAGTCAGGATAAATCAGTGCTCAGGGACTGTTACATGAAATCACAGAGAAAGCCAAACTGACCAAGGGAACTGGTTCTCCTGGAAAAGCCACCTACCACGACAAGCAGGCGGCTGTGCTTTAACACCTTTGTTGGGAACAAGAAAGTACACAACAGAAGCTGGTGATGTCTGGAAAATGATGCAAGAGCATCAAGTTCACGTTCTTAAACAAACTGCTCTTTAGCACTTTCAGCTCACGCCAGCACCACGGTAATCAAACAACACCCGTAGAGCTCAGAAGGCGCTCACCGCCCCTCAGCCCCACTGCACAGTCCTGCATTGACACTCACTCGGGAAAGCTCGAGGAAGAACGACACCCAGCTCTCTGGTGCTTTACTGACACAGCAAGGGTTTGCACTGATTCCTCAGCACTCCCCAGGAAGCTGCAGAAGAGGCTCAACACGGGTTAAGGCTCACTGCGAATGCCAAAGAGACCCCATCAGTGAAGATACACCCGAGCCAcatcctcttagcagcactttCCTGGATGGGAGCACCAAAGAAATACAACTCTGCCATCCAGCTAAGAGGAATATGTCAAGGaccctttctcctccttcctcacaAGCAGCCACCgtgcagcctcttccccacaggCAGGAGGGATGTCTTACGTTGACAGCTCCCAGCTGAAGGCTGTGAGAGCCTGCCAGATCCCACCTTATCCACGAGAACAGCTCAGCAACAACATGCTTCCACACCACAGAAGGGTTTGGAGgagaagggaccttaaagaccaCCCAGTTCCAAccccttgccatgggcagggatacCTTCCACTAAACCAGAGTGCTCCCAGCTCtgtccaacctgcccttggatacttccagggatgaggctgccacaatctctctgggcaacctgtgccagggcctcacccgCCTCCCAGGGAAGAGCCTGCTCCTTGTACCTTAAGATACAACTTTACATTCTCTTATATGGCTCTTAAAGGTACAAGGCCCGTCAggttctcttcttcctttgtgGTGTGAGAGCAGCGCCCTTGTATTCAGCACAAGCCACCTGTATGTGCACAAAAAGCTGTCAGGAAGAGCAGACTAGTGTCTGTGTCTGCCGAGGCTCAGCCCCCAGCAAGTAGCCTCTGCTGAGGAGGAAGCACAAGGCACACTCGGGCACGTATCACAACGAACACTCACTGTAGGCTCCTTTCATTCAGAGGGCTTATTCTGAAAGGCTTCTTTAAGGATAGCTGAGCCATCAGGAATTTCCCAGTGTAGCCCACTGACATGTTCACACCACACTGAACAGCCTCAGCACCCCTGTGCAGGATCTGAGCCCATCCCAGCCTGGCTAAGGGGACACGACCCAAACCTGAGCTGCTCAGAGTAACTGAATTAAAAGCAGCTTTGCTTCTATCAACTAAAAAGCCAAAGAAGTCTGGTTAAACATCCCTTCAACACCTGTCACGTAACGCCACGGGCAGAGGGGAACTCCGCTGCGGCAGACGCCACACAAAGCGTGCCGAGCGCTGCCGGCACACACGCGAACGCTGGCACCTGCGGCCACTGCGACGGACGAGCGACCGGCGCTTTGCCAGCGGAACCCTCGGTACGCCGGCCGCGCTTCAGGGTTATTCATCTCTACACGCGGGCGCGGGGCTCAGCCCCGGCCCGTCCCCAGCCGGCTGCTCTGCTCAGGAACGGGACGTGGCGGGTCCCGGGCCGGGCGGCCGGCAGCGGGGACAGGGACAGGCAGGGGCAGCCCCGGCTGACGGACCGGGGACAAGCGGGAGCGAACCCCGAGCCGGCGTcagcagccagggccagggAGCCGCGGGACTCCGCGCCGTGCGGGGCGGAGGCGGGGCGGGCGCCCGCGGCGGGCCGGGCCCCGGAGCGCGCCGGCTGAcaggcccggcccggccgcccctCGCCGCGGGGGCAGCGGGAGGGTCTGCCGGGAgccgggcagggcagggcagggcagggcagcgcgcCCCGGCCCGCCGCGCCGCTCCGCCCCGTCCCGCGCACCGCCTCACGCCGCGGCCCGCTcccccggcgcggcggcggccgggagcCGCCCGCTGCAGGCCCGCGGCGGCGGAAGcctcggccccggccccgggctCGGCGGGCCCCGGCTTCCGCGTGCCTCACCCGTGATGGCGGTGAACTGCTGGATTAACCCCTTCAGCGCCGAGGAGGCCGCGGAGCCCCCGTGCGCCGCCATCTTGCCGCCGCCGCACAACAACACAcgccgccggccccggcgctCTGCGCAGCCGCGGCGCCGGCGCCCGCCCGGgcccttcctccccttcccttcccccgcCGGCCGCCGGGGAGGCGCCTGGCCGCGGGCGGGGCGCAGCGCCTGCCACGGGCACGCCGGGTCCGGCCCCTCCGCGTCCCGCGCGGGCGGGAGTTGCCGTGGCaacgcggcccggcccggccagGCGGGAGTTGCCGTGGCAACGCGGCCCGCCGCAGGCGATGGCGGCTGGCAGCCTGTGGGCCCCCACAAGCTCCGGCCTGTTGTCTCCTCAGGCGCggaggacagcagcagcacccaaacGCTCGTGACACGGACTGGGCTGCTCCCGGCTggctgaggggaggcaggagccgaggagccctggggctgctcctgcccagggATCCCGTTCCTGAGGGGCTGCGGGGAGGCAGGAGCCttggagctgctcctgcccatgGATTCCGttcctgaggggctgcagggaggcaggagccaaggagccctggggctgctcctgcccagggATCCCGTTCCACAGCCGCCCCTGCTCTCAGGATGCTTCTGCTGTCAGCTCTTCAAAGCGACAAGGGAACAGCCTCACCTCCGGGCAGGCTGGGCCGTTTGGATCCCGACGCTACCTGCAGCCATCGCACCCGCAGAAAAGGGGACGTTTCACTGCCTTCAGTGGTTTGACGCCAcggcccaggctggggctggctggctgCGGGGCTGCAGAGCACCTTGTCATTAGCAAGGGCCAACACAAGGGACTGCTACAGAAAGCAAAGGTTCCCTGAGTAGTCAAAGGACTTTAAAACCTGCTGCCAGGCAAACTGGCAGCCCTGTTCCCTCTCTCACTcggctccctccctcccctccccacaccagCTCTGGCTCTCAGGGACACCACCAAATCTGGCAAAGTATTTAGCTGTGTTGGTACTTgcgtgtgtgtcccccccctgACAGTTTAATGAGGTAAACTTGTACACAAAGGCAACAAACAACGAGAGCCACCTGAAGCAACACACTGGTGCAAGCAGGATGTGCTCAGCAGTGGCGAAATTCCACCCTCTAACAAGAAAACACCCCAAAGGACAAGCCAAAGGGGGCCTGGTGAAGAGGGTTGTGCTATAGACACAGGGAGGAACATCAGCACGTTTGGGACCTGAGGGCTTTCGGTAGCACACCtcagctgaggctgctggaaCAGGCTGGAGGGTTTTGTATGTTGAAGTTAAGGTTGGGTTTTAGCTAATTAGTGGGTTTTTAGTCTTGCTTAGTCTCCATTCTGTTTCAAAAGCCAAAACCCATCTTTCTCAGATGAGAGGCCACTCTTACACAGAAAAACTCCAAGaggctgggaaaacacaggaaCCCCCAATTGCTTCAACACCCTCCCCACTACATTCACACCCCCAACCACACTTCTGTACACTCAGCCCTTTGCAACAGCCAGTGCCAGCATTTATTGCCAGTGGAACCCCAGCAGCAGGGTTTGCCATGGACAGCGAGGAAGTCAGGACACAGCTGAGACCATCCTTCCAGCAAGCTAAAATCTGACACCAGGCTtcaggaaggggctgtaaaatgaagctgaataggctttaaaaaaaacccattaaactCTTTCTCTCCTCAACTGATTTGAAAATGGAATTTACTTCCCCCTTGCTTATGGTGACTGGAAAGGCTGAGTATCACTGGCATGAAAACAGTCAATAAATAACTTTAATCAATGAAGGTTTATATCTGACTGCCTGGGGAAGGCAGAAAACCACCCCAACACAAGTAAGgatgaaacagaaacagatcTGCAGGCTTCCAGTACAACAGCTGAGGCAGCAAGAGGAACAGTGAAGGAACCTAAAACTGGTCACCTCTTGTAACTGACTCAAAAAGCACATCTGAGGAAGAAATCATTTCTTTGTGAGCCTGCCATTACTACAGACATGTAGGCAAGGGAAAAACAACCTAAGCCCAGGCTGGTGTGCTGCTCATGCTTCCAATAAAACCCCAGCTTTGGTTTTTAAACCTTCCACCATCAGAAGATCCTGCCTCGAAGCACTTGGTTACAAACTTCCCAGAGCTGAGTTAAAGGCTAAAGACCACCAACAAGGGTCAAAAGGCAGAAATGCCCAGGTTTAAAATGTTTGCTAACTCTGGGGACTGGCACATCCCCTTCAGCAATGTAGCTTGGTGCCTGGCTTTCTTTCAAACAGGTATGGGGGCAACGTGTCTCATTACAAGCAGAACAGAGAACAAAAGACAGTTTCTTAACAGCAGCAGCTAAACTCACTGATCGAGAGCAGCTTCTCTGCTGAGTAGCAGCTGGTCAACTCCTCACCAGCCTCAACTTCCCCGCAGCCTCAGTTCCCCCACGTGCCCAAACTGGCACTCTTCTGGAAAGGGGTTGGTTTTCAGTCCAAGTGGAAGATGGCACTTGGTGGTTCCTCCCAGAGTGGAGGGCAGGGGGAACACAATGCAGCCACTGACAGCAGCTGTGTGAACCTTTACTTCTAGTGTTGTCATCACTGACAGCTTCAGTTCTCAGTTGCTTTTCCCCCTTTGTGTTTAACTTTCTCCATTGCAACTGTCTTCTAGGCCATTTGTTTTCAATCCTCTGTGGTTCTAATCAGACTCAAACCAGTTTTGAGCATGAACATCAAACAGCACTAAACAAGGGCAATATTATCAACCGAGAACAAAGCTGCAGAACGTCAGCCACGAGAAACAAGAGCATCTTTCCCCAACACCAGagaggcacagctgcagcagtgacTTCTGAACAGAGGCAAGTCCAAGCCCACAACCACTTCTGCCAGTGGCACCAACAAAAGATCCTTGGCTCTGGCAGCAGGAGAACAACCTGGGTTTTCCCTTTTGTGTAAGAAATGGGTTAGtacaggagagggagagagtgTGTCTGTCCCCCCACACTCCTGTAACTGCTGTGGGAATGCAACAGGTCACCTGAATTCCACTGGTGCTGGGCTGAAGGGGacagtggctgtgctgggtgaAGCCTCAGCCTTGGGGATGGCAgacaagtgagaaaaaaaaaaaaagactcctgTTCTTCCTCTGTGGAATGTGCATCCTTTCCATGAAAGGCTTCCTCATTCAAACGTTAAGATAAGACCACAGGGCGCTTTTGGTTCTAAAGACTGACAGCATTCACCTGCACAAAGATATCAGTGCAAGTGCTAGAAGCTAAGCTGTGCTCAAGAAAAGACCAGTTCAGTTGGTTCAGCCTGGGGCAAGGGCTATGTTATTCATACTCCCCAGGACACTGCAATCAATACTTTGTGGCCCAAAATGTCCTCCCTCAAAACCAGCAACAAAACTGTTCAGGGCGGCTTCACTCCTCTCTCTGCAGCGCCTCGGGGGTTCTGCTCCTCTACTCCCCAACAGGGCTTTTAAACATCTGGAGGAGCGTCTTCTGCTGAGCCTTGGGCAGGGAACAGATGTCGCTCGTGTCACTGGTGTTAACCACACAATTCAAGACCTTCCCTCCCTTGGTGCCGGGCGACTTGACGTGCACCCTGGTAGGGGATTGCCAGTTCTCATCGCAGGAGCCCTTCCGAGCCTTGCGGGCATGCGCCTCAGCCTGCTTTTTGGGCACCTTGGAGTCTTTTGCGGTCTTGGAAGTTCCCTTTTGAGCCAGGGAGTTCTTCCCGGCCTGAGGCCGTTGGGTGCGGAGCAGGTACTCGTCTGGAGAGCCCTTCTGTCGGTTCAGCGTGCTTTCCTCCTTgttgagctgcttctgcagctgcagagccaggagcCTGTCCTGCTCCTCTTGCTGACGCCTTTCGTAGAACTCCTGTTCAAAAGCTTTCTGCATCTGCACGTTAAAATCACCGACTTGCTCCCCTTGGTCCTCTAAAGCCTCCGGAAACGTTCTTCTCCTCTTATCGAGGGCGCACATGTCGATGGCTGCCTCAGCTGGCGGCTCCAGTGACTTCCTCTTGGGAGGCTCCTTCGTGTCCTGCAGcccctttgctttctctccAGCCCTCGTCCCTGTGCTTCCGCTGCCACACAGCGCAGGAGTTGCTGCTGCCTGGACACAGGCACGAGTTTCAGCAGGATTCTCAAGCTTTATGCTTCCTACGTGTGTTAAACCAcctgcctcagctccatcccCCTCTCCTTCGCATGGCTGAAGGACTCCTCGAGACTCTTCCTCTCCTGTGATCCCACCAAGCGCATCTGGAGCTTCGCCTCCTGGATGAGTCGgtcctgctgcttcttcctgctCGCTGGTGGCCGTTTCCCCTGCACCTGAGGCACTGAAATAGTTCATGCAGGACTCAAAAAACAAATCCTTGGCACTGGAACCTTGAACCCCACGGATCAGCTGTGGAGACAGTATCGGCATTTCCTCGTGTTCACCCCACCACGCAGAACTGCTGCCTTCGCTGCTGGGCTCCTGCACAAGAGGGAGAGGCTGACAATAAAGGGCATTTTCCAGGTATGTGTAAAATGCAAACCTCCCTTCTCACAGCTGAGCTGctcacagctgctctgggaTACTCACTGGGctgcttctcttttaaaataatacctAACTGTTGACTACCAATGGAAAGATTAACCCCCCACCCCCAGGGAAGCCTAGCAAGTGGAGTGCAGCCTTCCCCTCTTATCAGTGACACTAATCATCTCTTGAAGCCTGCTCATCTTCTTCTGAAGCCTGAACAGGAAAGATCAGATGGGATGACGAGAATCAGAGTGCAGCCTCCTCCAGCGGGCTCCAGAACCACCACTTCAGTGCCACACACCACTGGTTACCCCCTGAGCTCGCTGAAGACACCCTTGTGTGGCTACACAAGGAACTGAGCCATAGGTGCACACCTGTGGGCTGCCAAGCAtggctccttccctttcctccttcaaCTGCCTTCAGTATTTGTGACTCCTCAACCAAAGGAGGATAAACTGCCCAGCACTGACGTGCAAGATAAGGAATCCTACAGGCAAAGGGAAAATAACCTGCAGTTACTGATATTAATAACAAAGTGATTTGAGTTACCGCAGAGCCAGGGTCACTCCTGCCTCTTTGTGCTGCTCTGGAGAACGATGCTGACCCAAAGGTACGCTGAGGCTTTGGAGACAGGTaccttaaaaggaaaaaaaacccaaagtatACCTTTTCAAACACTCTTTTCCCAGAATTGTTAGTCCTTTGCTTTAATCAAGATCTTCAGGTTCACTCTGACAATCAAAAACCCCAAGGGAAGGGTAAGCgtttctcttctcctccctgTTACCCTGTGAGAAGATCCCCCAGCTCTCACGTGCCCCAGACTATCCAGGGAGGCTGGACCACAGGACTCCAAGGAAGCAAACTGAGCCGAGGGACACTTCACCAAGAGACAGACCAataattaaagaagaaaaacttgcATGACTTacttctgaatgtctccagaactGCTAGCTCTGTTCCTGGCCTTGCCCAGCTGAGCTGGGGATGTCTGGGGTGAGaggctgcctgctgctgaggggctgcacaGCACCTGCCCCTTGGAATCCTCGTTCTTGGGCGACAAATCGAAACGGCATCATGTAAAACAAACCACAGcagaaaactgttttgtttctgctgcaaAATTCAGTTACTTGTGTCCAAATAATTCTAAACTGTAGGTAATGGCTATGGGAGGTGTTCTGTACACTTTCCTGTATGTGGCATTAGGGGACAAGAGGTTTTGCCCAAATCAGGACTCGGGTTTCCTCACTGCAACAACTGCCAGGTGGCAAAAACCAACCGAGCAATTAACACAACAAATaaaccaaccccaaaacagCAGGTGAACGTCCTCAgtgcattccttttttttcttcagtacagGTTACAGACATCTGTTTCTTCTACAGCAGTATTTGCAAAGGGAAGTACTGAGGAGAAAGCCAATGTCTTGAAAAGGTTCACACAAAGAACAGCCAGCACGTGTTTCCAGTGGGCACTATACTTCGGGTATTACATGTTTGGAGTATTTCACCCTCAAAAATGAATGGTCCATCAGGGGTCTGAAGGGGACCTGGCAGATGCCAGCAGCTTCCAACTACAAACAAATGTAAACTGTAAAGCttacattctttttctctgccaAGTCTAAGTTGCTGGCACTGCATCAACATGCTCCACTGTCCCCTTGAGCCTGACTCACCAGACTGTTACTCAGCTGCCAGGCCAGCTCCTCATCctgcttcagctgcttctccatCTCCTTCCGTCTCTCTTCTGCcagtctctgctcctcctcctcctcctccgccaGGAGCCGCTGG from Colius striatus isolate bColStr4 chromosome 12, bColStr4.1.hap1, whole genome shotgun sequence includes the following:
- the RNF168 gene encoding E3 ubiquitin-protein ligase RNF168 — translated: MSQPEAPLSLCDCLCQICMEILVEPVTLPCNHTLCNSCFQLTVEKASLCCPFCRRRVSSWARYNARRNTLVNWELWEKIQKSYPKECESRISGQDLEKEICVPRPPQHQLSKPGELRQEYEAEINKVKAERQAHEQEENKASEEYIQRLLAEEEEEEQRLAEERRKEMEKQLKQDEELAWQLSNSLNEDSKGQVLCSPSAAGSLSPQTSPAQLGKARNRASSSGDIQKYLSPKPQRTFGSASFSRAAQRGRSDPGSAEPSSEGSSSAWWGEHEEMPILSPQLIRGVQGSSAKDLFFESCMNYFSASGAGETATSEQEEAAGPTHPGGEAPDALGGITGEEESRGVLQPCEGEGDGAEAGGLTHVGSIKLENPAETRACVQAAATPALCGSGSTGTRAGEKAKGLQDTKEPPKRKSLEPPAEAAIDMCALDKRRRTFPEALEDQGEQVGDFNVQMQKAFEQEFYERRQQEEQDRLLALQLQKQLNKEESTLNRQKGSPDEYLLRTQRPQAGKNSLAQKGTSKTAKDSKVPKKQAEAHARKARKGSCDENWQSPTRVHVKSPGTKGGKVLNCVVNTSDTSDICSLPKAQQKTLLQMFKSPVGE